Below is a genomic region from Brassica rapa cultivar Chiifu-401-42 chromosome A08, CAAS_Brap_v3.01, whole genome shotgun sequence.
GATGATCCCCTCTCTCTAccaagcaagaaaaaaaaatctaccgACGAGGAAATCTAACAATCTAGGAAGAAAAATCCAATATATAGTCAAAGGAGTATATTTCCCAAATTAAAAGCAGGTCTAGTGAAATGACGAATTTGCCATCGGTCCTTACATAAAACACTCCTCTTCAGTCACTTTCAATCTCACCTTTTTTATCTCTCATCACTTTATATCGATTCTGCGCAAATTCAtgcaaaaagagagagagaaaaagttacACACTGCCCGAGATTCTGAgcgagtgtgtgtgtgtgtggtatTGTATTCTTCGCCGTCCTTTTcgattttgatcattttcttttaaTCTAATTTCCTCTTCTGGTCAATCCCACAAACTCCATCTCACTTCACTCACAAGGTGGTGATTGGTTGATTCTGTGCTCTGATCCTTTACACCACATATATTATCATGATGAtgagtttgtgtttttttctttctcaatcTGGATTTTTGTCTGTACCGTACATGATCATCGTTTGTTTTGTCTCTTTCCAGAAACCATAACACAAAGTTGGACATAAACAATATGATCATGTTTCAAGCACATGTCATATGTTCTGTTTCTTTTTGACTCTCTGTTCCGGAAAAGATCTTGGGGTTTGTCTGTACTTCAATATAAAATTTGGAGCTTTTTATCATGATTTatgatgaatatatatatatatatataagtctgCATCTTGTGATAgatgcaatatttttttttttaattgtcgATGAATGTTGATAGATTCTATGATTGTTTGGTGGTAAACATTATATGTGAGAGTTTCATATTTTGACTGTTCTATTTTATTTGTTACACTGCAGGAGGAGATTGTATGTGACTGAAAACATGAAGAGAAAGCGTTACTATCAGTTGAACCATACGTTTGATCCATGTCGTAAGATGCTTTATATGTTTCCATTTGTTTCACCTAAAAATGTTCTGCATTTAGAGGTGAAGTAAGTGAtttattatcatcatcatcatctgtttGTTGTGTGCAGCTTTCGAGGTGTTCTGTTCAGGGACATGGAAGGCGGTGGAGTACTTAAGAGTCGAGAGTGGATCGATGACCATGCGACTTTTTGAGAACGGGCATGTACTGGATGATGTAAAACCTTTCCAAAAGCTTCGTCTTAGATCAAGAAAGGCCACTACTATCGACTGCACCACTTTTCTACGGCACGGTGTTGATGTTTGTGTTCTCTATCAGAAAGATGAAGTGACTCCAGAGGATGACTTGGAGCCGGTATGTATATACATTTACTTCCCTTGCGCATTTTGGTTTCTTGTTGTGAGATTCTCTCTGTGTGTGTGGTGTAGGTATGGGTTGATGCAAAGATTGTATCCATAGAGAGGAAGCCTCATGAACCTGAGTGCTTGTGTGAGTTCCACGTCAGCATCTATATAGACCAAGGCTGCATCAGTTCGGAGAAGCATAGGATGAATAGAGCTTCTGTGGTCATGGGACTGGACCAAATCTCCATTCTCCAAAAGTTTCCAAAGGAACAAAGCGTGGACCGGTTCTACAGATGGAGATACTCCGAGGACAGTGCATCACTAGTGAAAACAAGGCTTACACTCGGCAAATTCATGCCTGATCTTTCTTGGCTTCTTGTTACATCAGTCTTGAAAAACACTGTGTTCCATATCAAAACTATCCAAAACAAGATGGTGTATCTGATTATGACGGATGAAGAGTCTAGTAGTAGTTCTTGTTTGAGTGCAATGAATATCACGGTGGAAGATGGAGTTTACTTGTCAAAGGTGGTTACATTCAATCCAGATGAGGATGATACTACTCTTGCTCTGGATTATGTTCATGTAGAGGAGGAGGAAagtgaagaggaggaggaggtgatGGAGCTGCGACGATCCAAGAGAAGAAACATGAGGCCTGATAGATATGGTTTCTCTGGGGTTCAGCCAGATTCAAAGGATGGATGGGTAAGGCTTATGCCATATAAGTACAGCACATGGACTGATGACGAAGAAGGTGATGATGAAGATAGTAATGATGATAGAGATTCAGATGATGATTTGTACTTACCCTTATCACACTTCTTTGGGAAAGAGAGCAACACAAAGGGATTCAGTAAACGTAAGGAAAGTGAGATTGTTTTGGTAGACAAAAcagcgaggaagaagaagatgatgatgaagatgaagatgaagaaaagaGATGGAAGTGGTGGAAGCCGCGAGCTCTCAGTTATCCCCTTCACTCCTGTGTTTGACCCTATACCATTGGAACAGTTTGGTTTCAATGCAAACAGTTTATGTAGTGGTGGATTCTCTGGAAGCAATTTGATAGATGAGATGGATAGGTATCGTAGTAAACCTTCTAAATACGGTAAGAAGAAGATGTTGTCGGAAATGGATGAGATGGAATCTGACTTGGGTTGGATTGACAACATGAGCAAGTCCTCGGTCCAAAAAGGAACAGGATCACACTCCCGGATAAGGTCCGGTTATGGGAAAACCGGACATTCTGATGAACCGCAGATATTTAAGAGGAGAACATTGAGCGCAGGTGCTTATAACGAGCTGATAGAATCATACATGAGTAATATTGACTCCACAATTGCAGCCAAGAAGGAAACAAACAGTGTTGTTGAGCAATGGGAAGCGTTAAAGAACCCCACAAGCACTACAGTGGAAGATGAAGACGGGTCGAGTGAGGATGATGATAGTGAGGGAGAGACGTCAGAGAATGAGATGTTGTGGAGGGAGATGGAACTATGTATGGCTTCTTCTTACATTCTTGATGACAATGAGGTAATGTTGTTCTTTTTTGGAAATATTTGATTTCTTGCGTTTTTTTTCAACTCAtataagattttgaaaatttcagTTGAGAGTGGATAATGAGGCGTTCCAGAAAGCGACAAGTGGTTGTGAACATGATTATGAACTGAATGAAGAAATAGGAATGTGTTGCAAATTATGTGGTCATGTAGGATCGGAGATAAGAGATGTTTCTGCACCTTTTGTAAGTAGTGAAACTCTGGAAGATGCATTTATTTTGTAACCAGTAGTGTTCTAATCATGTACATTTTTATCGACAGGCGCGACAAAAGAAATGGACCACAGAGGCTAAGCATATCAACGAAGAAGACATCGACACTAATGTGAAACAAGACGGAGATGAGAGACGCAGTTTCACTATGCCTGTGGCTACCTTAGAGGTTCCTTCACCTGAAGAAAGCGAGAACGTTTGGTCACTAATACCACAGCTTAGGAGAAAACTTCACATGCACCAGAAGAAAGCTTTTGAGTTTCTCTGGAGAAACCTAGCTGGGTCAGTGGTTCCCTCCATGATGGATCCGAGTTCAGATAAGATAGGTGGCTGCGTGGTTTCTCATACCCCAGGAGCTGGCAAAACATTTCTCATCATAGCTTTTCTCGCAAGCTACTTGAAGATATTCCCTGGGAAGAGGCCTTTGGTTCTTGCTCCCAAAACAACTTTGTACACATGGTACAAGGAGTTCATTAAATGGGAGATTCCAGTTCCCGTTCACCTGATCCATGGCCGTAGAACCTACTGTGTAGCCAAAGAGAACAAGATTCAGTTCAAGGGGATTCCAAAACCGAGCCAAGATGTTAGTCATGTTATCGACTGTTTGGACAAGATTCAGAAGTGGCATGCTCAGCCTAGTGTTCTTGTAATGGGTTACACTTCGTTTCTAACATTAATGAGAGAAGATTCCAAGTTTGCTCACAGGAAGTACATGGCTAAGGTACTGAGAGAATCTCCGGGGCTTCTGGTTCTAGACGAGGGACACAATCCGAGGAGTACCAAGTCGAGATTGCGCAAGGCTTTGATGAAAGTTGACACTGACTTGAGGGTTCTGCTGTCTGGTACATTGTTTCAGAACAACTTCTGTGAGTACTTCAACACTTTGTGCTTGGCTAGACCCAAGTTTATTCATGAGGTTCTAATGGAGTTGGACGAGAAGTTCAATACCAACCAAACTGTTCAAAAGGCGCCTCACTTGATTGAAAACAGAGCCAGGAAGTTCTTCCTTGACATTATAGCCAAGAAGATTGACACAAAAGTTGGAGACGAGCGGTTGCAAGGTCTTAACATGTTGAGGAACATGACCAGCGGTTTCATTGATAACTATGAAGGAAGTGGAAGCGGAAGCGGTGATGTTCTTCCTGGTTTGCAGATCTACACGTTGTTGATGAACTCCACAGATTTACAGCACAAGACTCTTACAAAACTTCAGACGGTGATGTCGACTTACCATGGTTATCCCCTGGAACTGGAGCTTCTCATAACCTTAGCAGCTATCCATCCTTGGCTGGTTAAAACCTCCACGTGTTGCGCCAAGTTCTTCAACCCTGAGGAGCTTTTCGAGATCGAGAAGCTCAAGCATGACGCCAAGAAAGGATCCAAAGTCATGTTTGTGCTCAATCTCGTGTTTAGGGTGGTCAAGAGGGAGAAAATTCTCATCTTCTGCCACAACATTGCGCCGATCCGCCTGTTTCTTGAGCTGTTTGAGAATGTGTTCAGGTggaagagagggagagagatccTTACCTTAACAGGGGATCTTGAGCTGTTTGACAGAGGCAGAGTGATAGACAAATTCGAAGAGCATGGAGGTCCTTCTCGTGTTCTGCTGGCTTCCATCACAGCCTGTGCAGAAGGGATCAGTCTAACTGCTGCTTCGAGGGTGATCATGCTTGACTCGGAGTGGAATCCTTCCAAGACAAAGCAAGCAATAGCACGCGCGTTCAGACCAGGACAGCAGAAAGTGGTGTACGTTTACCAGCTCTTGTCCAGAGGAACACTTGAGGAAGACAAATACAGGAGGACGACGTGGAAAGAGTGGGTCTCAAGTATGATTTTCAGCGAAGAATTTGTAGAGGACCCGTCACAGTGGCAAGCTGAAAAGATTGAAGATGATGTTCTCAGAGAGATCGTAGAGGAAGACAAAGTCAAATCCTTCCATATGATAATGAAGAACGAGAAAGCTTCAACtggctgatgatgatgatgattcattCCTGTAACAGCTTCTTTGTATTGCAATAAAACTAATCAATTATCGCAACTGTGTAATAATTCAGCTGCATATCATAATCTTAAATAAATGTGAAACAAGTGTATTTTTTCATCATACTATACTTATGATAGGAGGAAAGGTAGCCAGGGAAGATGATGGTACTTGGCAATAATAAAACAGTTGTTTTATTCAAACAACAGTTGTCTTACCTCTCTGAGTCACACAGACTGAGGTAGAATCTAACTTAAAAATCATAAGCACACACCTACAATAACATATCATCTTTCCCCTAACCAACAACGAAAGTATTTTTCTCAGAGCTCGATATTAAATTTAGGACAACCTAACAGCAGCAGAGACtgcctctttcttcttcttagctTTTGCTCCTTCCATTACCTACTTGCCTgccaaaaacaaaatctatataGTGTTAGCTCAATATGGTTGCCTCCAAGTCATTTTACTAGACACTATATAACATCACCTCTAAAGTTACTGTTTCCTTTGACTTTGGTGACTTCTGCTGTGTGACATGGAAGGAATCTTTGAGGGCATCATCGATGTTTGCAGACCTTCAAGTAGCTGGAGAGAAGCGCACATAAACTCAAAAGTAAATTAAAGTGATTGCCATATAGAAATTAATGTAGTGTCCTGTATACTTACTCTAGAAGTTGGCTGAATCCTGCGGACAGACCTACGTGGTTCCATTCCATCTGATGCTTTTGAAGAATTATCATCCAACGCCTTGGCCTCTTCAATCTTGGGTAACCTCCCTGCAGTAGGAGCCACTTTCCCTTTCCCAGTAGTGGTCGAGGAGGAACTATCTTGGCCTTGTTGTGAAGATGATGTGATTTGCTCTTCCCCTGTTCCCTTGGCTGGATCCCTGGAAGTTGATGCAGGACCTTTGTTCTCTCCACTCTGACCAACGGCATCTTCAGATTCCATATTTGAGGATGTTGTATTACGAGAGTCCTTGCGGGGAATTATCCTAGGTGCAGCAACCGGCTTCTCTTTGGTCTTGGGCGCAGGTTTGAAAGTCTTGGGcttcgttgttgttgttgtctgttTTTCTCTCGGTTTAGAAGGCAATCTCCAGCTCCCTGGTCCTGGATTTTGGGGCACAATTGGTTTCACAGCCTTAGCTGGTTCCTTCTGTTTCCGAGTTTGATTGCTCGCCTCTGAAATGTAGTGTTTGCTCACGTCCATGAACTTCCTTGTCTTTCCAGGTTTAGGGACACCATAGATCACTTTTGCTCCCTGCGTTTGCAAACCGGTTCTCTTCATTCGGAGTGGACCAGGATTGCCCTCCTTTCTCCCGATGTTAAATGTAGTCTCTGAAACACCGAGGTCAAGAACACCAGTCTGAGGCGGTTTACCTAAATCCGGACCAACGACAGTTTCCATTTTTGTGTCTTTTCCTTCAGCCACAGGAGATGGAGCTCCTAGTCTAGGACGCTTCTCCTTTGGAGTATCACCCTGCAATTCAAATTTTCGAGTCATTCAAAATAGCAAAGCATCCAAAACGAAGCTTCTAGCTTCACAGAAGGGTCATAGTAGTACCTCATGTGACGAGCTGATGTTTTCTCCTGAAGTAGAACATTCAATCCACCTTCCATCTTTCCATACAAGAGAAGGACGAAGATTCCAAACTTTGATAGTCAAAGTCTCTCCTTGTGCTGCCAAAAAGAAAAGTGACAAACAGTTTAGAACATGAAAATGAGATATCTTCATCACACGTCTTTACGAACCTGGAAAATGCACAGTCACTGTATTTTCATCATTTTTGTTCTTCTCCGTGATAACACCCTCCAACCAACTAAAGGAGAACAAAACACATAGATAAAGCTTCCAAAGTTAGTGGAACGAATAGAATAGGATTTCACAAAACGGAAAATTCAAAACAATTCAGATTTTGTGTTGTGGGATCATTGCTGTTACCTGTCATGAACCCACGAGTCTACCCTATCTCCAATTTTCCACACAGGATCCCCAATGGCAGCTCTACGCCTCTTCCTGGTTCCTTCATATGGCAGGGCAGTAATAGAACGAGCAGTTCTTATTTTCGGGGCCTCATCACCTTCACCTTTGAGGGCTACCCACTCCTTCAGCTTATCTGTTCCTGATAAGAGATAAAAGAATCGGATCAACTAATAGAGTACTGCACatgcataaaatataataatggaAAGTGGGTGATTATATACGGTTACATATATATCATACACTTGGAGCAATATGTAAAGTAAATGAAAGATAACGATCAAATACCGATCACTGCAAggacaacataaaaaaatttatggcCAACTAATAAACCTTGTTCTACAGAAAGGTCACTGAACAGCACATAAGCTTTCCCATCCTCTAAGCTCAATACATTGGCAGAGTACCATGCGGTTCTTAATTCAGGTCCTTCCTTGAAAACCTACATAGAAATTTTTTATCTCCATtacaaaaagaaacacaaccAGCAGCGAGCAGTTTGCTATAGAAAGTGTATATATGCAAACATAGCACAAACCTCTACATGAGAACCTTCCTTGATGCACTCGTCGTTTGTTTTTTTCATAATCTGCTCACTTTCAGTCTGGGTGTCAATCGAAGATTTTGACCCAACTTCTGGCTCGAAAACTACAGCAGTGTGTTTAGCCACGTCTGCACTTATATGACCTTTCTGTCCATTTGTTTTCTTTCCAGTGGCAGAAACTAGACCTAGACCATCAGCTGCTCTCACGGAGCCATCCAACTCAGTATGCGCAGTGCTGGGACTAGCAAAACCTCTATCACTAGTAGTCTCAGTTTCTTTTTCTAATACACCCACTTTACAAGGCTGCGCTTTCTCAGATTCTTGAGCCTGCCTCCAATAATTACTTGGACCCACCTCCACCAGCTTATTGAGCGACGGAGGATGACCCATTGAAACAAGTATTCCAGCTTGTGAAACCGCCTCTGATGCCAGTTCTGCTGCCTTAACAATAGACTCCACATTTTCAGCTCGTTTGGTGGCCGCTGTGGCAGCCTCGACCCTCTTCTTAGCCGCCTCTCTGGCAGCACTAAGGAACGGACTGGAGCTGACCACTGCACCTTCACCCTTCAAGACAGAAGCAGGGGTACCCTGGCCTTGAGTTAGTACATCATTTGACTTGTGGAGATCATTACCCTGATAAGAAACACTAGGAAGGGATGCTTCTTCAGCCATTAATTTTGCCTGAAACGCCGCATTAGCTGCGACATTGGCGGCGGCAGCTGCAGCCTTTGCCACTGCAGCGGCAGCAGCTATGGCAACAGCAGCGGAAGCTAATCTGCCTTGAGTTTCTGGCTGGAGGCCAGCATGCCTCTGTTGCTCTATCTGCTTCCATACGTATTCGCTGTGACTAACGGCTGCAGTAGCGAGAGCAGAAGCATCCTCTGCATGCATCTTAGCCTCATTAAGCTTATCAATGGTATCTGCCGGCAACACAGATCTCTGCTTAACTTCAGATACAAGGTTACCACCAAAAATTGGGGATTGCAAAGATGATTTCATTTTCTTCCCAGGGAACGTAGATACCAGGTTCATAGGGACTGCAGAGATGGAATCAACACTGGCCAGTGTGCCTGCGTTAGAAGTCAGACTACCCGGAGCAGCTGTAATAGGTACAGGTGTTGATATAGAAACAAGAGGTGAGACCACTACTTCTGTCTGCTGTAGCGAATTCAAAATGCTTGGATCAGACTCCACAGAGACTGGCATTTTCTTCCGTTTCCTTGATTTCGTCCCAGTGGAGTGTTGAGCAGGTGCTACAACTGTACTGGCTGGCTCAAGTGTTTGCGTCCCTTTGAAAACATTGCCTGAAGTTCCACTCAGAACATGCTTACCGCCAGAGTAAGGCAAGGAAGATTCTTTTGTGGGTGTCAATTTTACAGATTCGGTGATCGGGAAAACGGGGAAACGAGAACCAACATCGAACCCACTGGTCTGCGGAGAAGCAAGCCACGGGCTGGGGTAAGGGAGAGGGGACATCCAAGCCGTATTATGTCCAATATTCGTAACTGATGCAGCTTGATGAGCATGTGATGAAGAAGGCAGTGGTGCAGCAGCTGAACCTCTCTGAATGCTTCTTGATTGTAAAGTTTCGAGGGGAGTTGACAAACTCCATAAAGGTGATGAGAGTGGAATTATGGGTTTCGTCGCTGAACTCACTTTGCTACTGGTGTGACTCATTGACGGGGTCTCTGTCTTCCCTGGAATGCAGTTTCGGGTATTTAGCTACGGAATGCAAACAGCAGCAGAGCtgagaaataaaatataaccATAAGAGCTGAATAAATCGAACTAGAAACCTGCACGTGATTGCAATGGCGTTTCAGGACTAGAAACACGCATTCTCTGAGCCCTCACAGCACAAGCACGCCATGCTTTCTCCCAAGTGCCTCTCCCACCATCTAGAGAAGTTCAGAATGAACATGCTTTGTCTCAAAAATGGGTAATACAATAGGTTAAGAGAATAATAGTCTTACCTGCACCACCAAATGCAGATATCATATAAGCTTCATCGGGTGCTGTCCCTTGGCTGTAAcgggagaaaaaaaaacaaaacaattataattttgtAAGACAGTAAGATGTGCAAGAACTCTGAATGAGATCGCTACTGAGTCTCTCTGACTCAACAAAACTTACGAGCACGTAACATAGAACTTACATTAGACCACCATAAACAAAAATCTGTGCACGTAGTTGCACTTGTTGCGAGTCAGTGAAAGGTCGACGAAAAATGCTTGAGGGAGCAGTAGAATTCATTTCCGGTAGACTAGTCGTGGGGGCTGAAAGGGTACCAAACGAATTAAGAACAGGAGTCTGAAGACTTTGCTGTTTCTCAGTAGAGTGTGTGATTTGAATAGAAGAACCAGAACTCTGATTAACAGCATTTGCTTTGCCTGCACTTTGAAAATGTTGAAAAGGTGCAGCTCCCTTTACACTATTTCCTTTTCTAGAAGTCTCTTTTCCTGCAGATTTAGGTGT
It encodes:
- the LOC103834007 gene encoding SNF2 domain-containing protein CLASSY 1, whose product is MKRKRYYQLNHTFDPCPFEVFCSGTWKAVEYLRVESGSMTMRLFENGHVLDDVKPFQKLRLRSRKATTIDCTTFLRHGVDVCVLYQKDEVTPEDDLEPVWVDAKIVSIERKPHEPECLCEFHVSIYIDQGCISSEKHRMNRASVVMGLDQISILQKFPKEQSVDRFYRWRYSEDSASLVKTRLTLGKFMPDLSWLLVTSVLKNTVFHIKTIQNKMVYLIMTDEESSSSSCLSAMNITVEDGVYLSKVVTFNPDEDDTTLALDYVHVEEEESEEEEEVMELRRSKRRNMRPDRYGFSGVQPDSKDGWVRLMPYKYSTWTDDEEGDDEDSNDDRDSDDDLYLPLSHFFGKESNTKGFSKRKESEIVLVDKTARKKKMMMKMKMKKRDGSGGSRELSVIPFTPVFDPIPLEQFGFNANSLCSGGFSGSNLIDEMDRYRSKPSKYGKKKMLSEMDEMESDLGWIDNMSKSSVQKGTGSHSRIRSGYGKTGHSDEPQIFKRRTLSAGAYNELIESYMSNIDSTIAAKKETNSVVEQWEALKNPTSTTVEDEDGSSEDDDSEGETSENEMLWREMELCMASSYILDDNELRVDNEAFQKATSGCEHDYELNEEIGMCCKLCGHVGSEIRDVSAPFARQKKWTTEAKHINEEDIDTNVKQDGDERRSFTMPVATLEVPSPEESENVWSLIPQLRRKLHMHQKKAFEFLWRNLAGSVVPSMMDPSSDKIGGCVVSHTPGAGKTFLIIAFLASYLKIFPGKRPLVLAPKTTLYTWYKEFIKWEIPVPVHLIHGRRTYCVAKENKIQFKGIPKPSQDVSHVIDCLDKIQKWHAQPSVLVMGYTSFLTLMREDSKFAHRKYMAKVLRESPGLLVLDEGHNPRSTKSRLRKALMKVDTDLRVLLSGTLFQNNFCEYFNTLCLARPKFIHEVLMELDEKFNTNQTVQKAPHLIENRARKFFLDIIAKKIDTKVGDERLQGLNMLRNMTSGFIDNYEGSGSGSGDVLPGLQIYTLLMNSTDLQHKTLTKLQTVMSTYHGYPLELELLITLAAIHPWLVKTSTCCAKFFNPEELFEIEKLKHDAKKGSKVMFVLNLVFRVVKREKILIFCHNIAPIRLFLELFENVFRWKRGREILTLTGDLELFDRGRVIDKFEEHGGPSRVLLASITACAEGISLTAASRVIMLDSEWNPSKTKQAIARAFRPGQQKVVYVYQLLSRGTLEEDKYRRTTWKEWVSSMIFSEEFVEDPSQWQAEKIEDDVLREIVEEDKVKSFHMIMKNEKASTG